GAACGATGTTTGCTACGTAATAGGTGCGCTCGATATCGCCGCAATTCTTCTGGCAGAGCTGTCGATTTTCCGTGTGCGAGAGTCCGACGGTAAAGCCCAGAACCTGACTGCTGCCGAGACGATGCTCGTATTCTCCGAAGACCTTTTTCTCGCGACCTTCATATTTTTTTGGCGAAATGCTTTCGACAGTGGCAAGATTCCGGATGGGGTCGTTCGATGGGAATACCTGGACTCCGCCCTGATACAACCTGTTGTAAACGTTAAAGGCAGTCGGATGCTCCGTGAACTGGTACAATCCTACACCGCCACCAAGGACGATCGAAGAAGGGCCCGCCGCAAAAAGAGGAGTGCCCAGAAATGCAAGAACGAGTATTCCTGCAAACCTGCTGATATTCTTTCTCATAGCATTCGTTTAGACGTGCTGCGAGCGATTCTGTCAATTTTTTTCGGTTGAATAGTAACAGGAGGCTTGAAAACCAGAGGTAATCGTTCAGGCCCTGACTATGGAAGGAAAGATGACGGAACGCGAGTTTTTTACGGCATTGCAGCAGACGGTCCGCGAAACAGGCGAGATCGGCGACGTCTTTCCCTGCATGGTTGAGTGGAATGTGCCGCGATTCTTATTGAGCCATCTCTGGCCCGACGCTCTTTCACAGTCCCCGACTCAAAAGATCACCGGCCTGCCTCTTTTCTGCTATGCTGCAAGCGAAACGGGGTGGAATCAGCGGATTCAGAATATTAAAAGCCGGGCCGAAAAGAACGGCGACGGATCTTTTACTCTTCACCTGAACAAGGCCTATGTGATGCAGGCCGAGACGATTCTGCTATTGCTTCGTCTTGCAGACGACTTCTGTCTGGCCATGATTCCCTTTTCAGATGCACAGAAAAGGTTCACACTGATGGAACGCGACGAGCCGCACACAGTCTTTAACGCGTCGAATGGAAACGCCGTTCTGCATTACAGGCTTTCTGGAACGGCAACGGTCGACTCCGGCAGAGTTCATTCGATAAAAGAACGAGCCTATTCGCTCTATGGCGTTCAGATCCCCGCTCGCGAAATCACAGGCCTTGCTCTGCTTGCCGTAGCGCTTGCCGACCATCATTCGTATAGCGGAATCGAAGATCGCCGACATTGGTTTCGCGAAGGCGAGACTCAGATTTTCGCTGCCCGGGAAAACAGGAGGTTGCAGAAACACGACATCTCGCTGGCCATTGAACTGATCGAGACCTTTGCAAAAAGCCCCATTGAAAAGCATTCTATTTGGGAGCAGTGGACGTCTCTGGCAGCTCTATGGAAACGTTAGTCGCCCCTTCGCGAGTTGACGGACATGGCATTCATAGCGCTATCAGGAAACCGGTCCATATCTCAAAAACGAAACCCGAGGCCGGCCATCAGATGCTTGTCGGGGACGGGTAATACGAGTTTTCCTCCACCGTCCTCGCCGGTTACGTTCATCTCGACTCTTTCAATCTCCGCCTGGGCGAGGAGAAAGAACCTGTTCGTCAGGTTTATCGCCATTCCCAGTCGCGCCCCGTACCTTCCGATATTGCAGGTCATCCCGGTGACGTTTTCCAGTGAACACGTTCCATAGCCGCCGAAAAGGCCGGCATAAGGATCAAGAAAAGAATCAGCCGACGCATGGTAGTTTAATCCGACATCAAGCGTCGTATAAGAGTAGCCGGACTCTCGAACGGAGAGAAGAGAGGGCAGCAAGAACAACATATAAAATCCGCTGGATGAGGAACTCAAATTCGCCGGCGTGAGTATCAGTTCATTGAAAGTCTTGTATATAAGAAGATCAGTCCAATCACCGCAATTCTTGATACACTTCTCCTTTATCTTTCCAAAGCCGGCGCCGACGGTCAGACCGAGGCTCTTTGAGTCGAAGAAAAGGCGTTCATACTGCAGCCTGCCGACACTACCGCTCCCTTCCCACACGGGAGGTTGCGCCAGGGAGACGTCAGACATCATCCTCACAGGATCGGCTGGGTCCGTCCATTGATCCGCCAGGTATTTATATGAAGCATAATATTCAGGATCACGATGCTCTGTAACACGATACTTTGCCCCGCCACCGAGAAGCGTAATAGAATTTCGAACGTCTTCTGCTATCAGTCCCTCAAAGGATACAAACACGGCGACAAAAATCAATGTAGCATGAGAAAATTTTTTACAAATATTCATATACAACCACCTGCGACAATACTTATCGAGACAATAACCGGTTTCAATCTAGCTATCGATAATTCGACAAATAGTCAATCAGTATTTAACCTGAAGCGTCACTCTCGCCGTCACCGTAGCATTCCCACCGACGACCGGCGTTTGAACCATGCGCATCTCTGTCTGCAGAATCGGGCCCGAGCCGCTTTCATCCACATGGATCTGCACGATTTCCTTTATGCTAAGATTCAATACGGAAAGCACGGTTTCGGCCTGAGTCTTCGCATCGCTGACGGCCCGACGCAAGGCCTCTTTGCGAGCTTTTTCGAGTTCAGCCAGTTCGGGAAGGAAAGTCAGTCGATCTATGCGACTGGCCCCTTCTTTTACGGCTCCGTCGATTACGGTACCGGCGTCCTCGGTCTTCACGCGAAAGACGACCGTGTTCACCGCCCTGTATTCGCGAATACCGACCTCTGAAGCAGAAGATAGTTTCGACGAGTCATAAATCGGCTGAAGCGAGATTCCCGTCGTCTGAAGATCCATGACCTTCTTCGACTTCAGAAACCGAACAAGTCGATCGCTCTCTTTTGCCGCCTCTCGATGAGCCTCGCCGGCGGTCTTCGCGTGCCTGTCGACGCCGAGACGTATCTCTGTATAAACGGTAGGCAGGCTGATCTCTCCCCGACCCGTAACATGAAGCAGCCGGGAAGGCTCCACGTTTTGAGCCAGAAGGGGTGAGCTGAGGAAAACCGCCGCGAAGGCGATGCAGAGAAGTTTTTTATAAGGCATGCTCATCTGACGTGAAATCCAGATAAGAGTTCGCTGAGAAGATGGATTTTCGGGTGTCTTCTGTCGCGAGCGATGTGGTTTGAAAACAATAATGGAAATTTCCCGACGACTCTCTGTTAACGAAACTATGCATTGCCTATCATATCACAAATCAGAGAAACTCATCGCCATCGGATGGTCGACCGGCCTGGTCGAAATCCGCCGCGTAGACGAACGGGACGGATCTGTGGCAGAGCGACTCACCTCGTCCTTCTTACATAAGAAGCCTGTTAAGTTCCTTTCTTTCATTAAAGACGATCGCTTTGTTTCCGTCGATGAAGACGGCCATATCGGCATCTGTGGCATACAGGACGGACAGCCCATCCACAGGGCAAAGGTCGGCGGAGAATACGTCGAGGCCGCCCTTTCTGCCGATCAGAAGACGCTCTTTCTTTTCAGCTACAGGGGCATCGAAGATACGAATACCTTCGCCCTGGATATCGAGAGCGGACGATTGACTTTCGGGCCCGACGTCGATGATCTTTCCGTCCGCTCGCAGGTCTTCGCCGTCGATTCGCATCGCGCCGCCTATCGTTTTTTGCATGAAGAGAAGCTCACCGGCGAGGCAGAAAAGGCCTCGGGCGATGATGAGCGCATTCGCGACGCCCTTGCTGTCGTAAATTTTCAAACAGGCGAAATTGAAACGATCCTTTTCGAAGACGGGCCCGAGTCTACATTTGGAGATCTTGCTCCGATGTCCATTGCGCCCGATTTCAGCGTTGGCGTTCGACCGGCGATTGGCAGCCCGCCTCCCATTGTCGCCGGTCCTGACGGCGCTGAATCCGTAGCATTGCAGGTCGAGCTCTTTGATCCTCAAAGCGGAAAGGTTATACGGCGCATCTCCGTATTTGGAACGGGGCTCGAGAGCAAAGCCGATAAAAAAATCCTGTCCAACCCTTCGTTTCGACCGGCGGAGTTCCGGGAGAAGATGGATTCTCTTCTGAAAAATATAAGCTCACTGCAGATTTCCGATGACGGCAAGCAGGTCTGGGTTGGCGGTCGTGGCGGCGTGGTACGCGCGGTCATGCTCGACGACGACCGACGCACAACATTGATCCGCCACGGACTTGCAGGAGAGCGTCAGGGCTTTACGCTGAACGACGTCTTCGATACCAATGTGCATAACAATCAGACCCTTGCCGTCAGCGCAACCGGTCGCTTTGTAGCCTTTGGCGTTCCAAATGATTTCTTTGCGCCCGGCAGTGTGGATCTTTTTTCA
This region of Leptonema illini DSM 21528 genomic DNA includes:
- a CDS encoding SIMPL domain-containing protein → MPYKKLLCIAFAAVFLSSPLLAQNVEPSRLLHVTGRGEISLPTVYTEIRLGVDRHAKTAGEAHREAAKESDRLVRFLKSKKVMDLQTTGISLQPIYDSSKLSSASEVGIREYRAVNTVVFRVKTEDAGTVIDGAVKEGASRIDRLTFLPELAELEKARKEALRRAVSDAKTQAETVLSVLNLSIKEIVQIHVDESGSGPILQTEMRMVQTPVVGGNATVTARVTLQVKY